Part of the Perognathus longimembris pacificus isolate PPM17 chromosome 1, ASM2315922v1, whole genome shotgun sequence genome, CCCCCCGCCTCTGGGCCGCAGCCCTCACCTTTCAGCTTCTCCCCGAACATGGTGAGGAACACGGTGAAATTGATGGGGCCGGGTGCCTCTCGCACCATCACCTCCAGCTCCTCGTTCTTCACATTGATGCGgcctgggggagggtggggtcTGAAGGGGGCCATGAGGGGACCCTGGGGAGCTGGCAGCCACCCTTGAGACTCCCTACAGCCCCCCACCTCACTGTGGCTGTACAGAtgcctttgccccccccccccagggcctttgcacaagcTACCACTGCCCTCGACAGTCTGGCAGGCCTGGGAGCCCCGTCATGTTGGGTGGCGCCCCCTCTGCACTCTGCCTTGCCTGGGCCCAGGCCTCCCTGCTGCCCCTCTTCCAGGGTGACGTGTGCTCAGCTCCACCACCCCCTTGTGTCCCCCAAGTCTCCACAGCACTGGCACTCACCCAGCGCGGCAAAGGTGTCACGCAGGTCTTCCTTGTCGATGAAGCCGTCCCGGTTCTGGTCCATGATGGTGAAGGCCTGGGGGGACAGCAGCAGAGTGGCCCTGGCCCCGGGGaaccctggctctgccccagccccagcctcccccagCCCGGGGGGACCCCAgctctgccccagccccagctctaccccagccccagcctccctcAGCCCGGGGGGaaccctggctctgccccatccCCACGGGCACCACGGCCATCTGCACACAGCGCGGGGTCAGACTCATCCTCTCTCAGGTCCCGGGCACCCCTGTTTAAGACAGGGACACCAAGGCCTAGAGAGAGAAAGGGCTTGCCCAAGACCATATAGCGAGTGCAGGATCAGGTTGGGGGCTGCCCAGGTCAGGGGGTCCTGGGGCTCCCCAACTTCCCTGACACATGGGGGCACAGACCCCCCAATTCCCTGTGGTGACATGTGGGGCACAGGCCCGCTATTCCCTGTGGTGAAACGGGCGGCGTGGGGCCCACCCACCTCCTTGAACTCTTGGATCTGGGACTGGTCGAACATGGAGAAGACGTTGGAGCTGGCTGCCCCCTCGGCCCTCTTCCGGGCTCTCCTGGGTGCCTGTGGACACGGGAAAGTCTGTGGCACCTCTGCTCCTGGGGGTCCCCCACCCCGGTCAGAACATCCTTGAGCCTCACAGGCTAGGCACAGCTGGAAACCAGGTGTCTCCAGGGAGCCCCAACAGTGCTCCTTGAGCCCCCAAAGCCAGGCCACAGAGTCCTGGCCAGCTTCCCCCTCTGGAGCCTGCATCAGGAACTGCAGCATCCAGCAGACTCCTCACTGGCTTTTCCTCTAcctcttctacctttacctcTACTTCCTTCTGGTTAACAAAATAACCGCCAGGCGCCGGCACCTCaggcttgcaatcccagctactcgggaggctgagatctgcagggccgcagttcaaaggcagcctgagcaggaagtctgtcagactttttttttttaatctccaatgagccagcgaAAAACCATCCTGgaggggtggttcaagtggttgaacaccaggctggagaaagcacaaggccctgagtgcaaacctagTGATGTCCAAAGGAAAAACCCTGTCTGGGGCACATTCTGCACCTCCACACTTGCCCTCGGCATGTGCCCCGTCCTCGTGCTCCCCCAGGGCCCCCGGTTCTGGGCCCCAGCTTTGCCCACTGCGTGCCACCCGCTGTAAGCTGCACAGAGCGGCCAGGGCCAGCTCTCTCAGTGCTGCGTGTGTGGCCCTCTCCAGCCAGCCCTTGCTGCCTGTGACAGACCCCTGAAAACGCAAGGTGCCCCAGGGACAGTCGGGGGGCTGCCAGGCCTGGCTCTCACCCCGGCCTTGCTGCTTGCTGTCTACCTGCACAGGGCctccatttccccatttgtaaaacCAAGAGAACACCCACCTCTGCTGAGGGACATCGCTtcccctgctgccccccccccccccagccctggcccccgcTGCCCCGCAGCAGCCTACCATGTTCTGGATCCTTCTGCCGCACTGCCACAGGGCTAGAGGGGGGCTGGAGCTGGCTCCTTAAATAGTGCTCCTGGGGCGGCCCCTACACAGGCGGGCAGGGCCCCCTGGGAGCGTGGGGGGCTCGTGATCCTTGGCCAAAGCCCACAGATGGATCTGAGGCTGCCTAAGCTGGGGGATCTCcgggagctcagggcctggctcagAGCCGCCCCAgcaggccagaggggccaggggaCGGTCAAGGTCAGGCGGGCTGGGCAGTGCCAGCGGGAGCCGTACGGTTCCGGGGCAATTAGCATGGCATTTGCATGTAATTTGCATGCACTGGCCCACATCTTCAGATGATCTTTtagatggctgtgtgtgtgtgtgtgtgtgtgtcctggggcttgcactcttccacagctccacttctggctttttggtggttcactggagggaAGAGcgcctcctgggctttcctgccccggctggctttgaaccgcgaccctccagatctcagccttctgagtcactgggatggcaggcgtgagcctcaGCACCCGGCTGGATAGCTGGTAATAAATGATGCCAGGGAACTGCCCTGCGCTGAGAGGACTTTTTCTGTGTCCACTCCTGACTGTTGTTCCTGGTGTTTTCCCAGCTGTCGCTGGCCTGGGCCCCAACAAGAAAAAGGATAACACATCTTGCTCAGAATTGCAGAATGCCGTCATTACCCGCGTCACCCCCACTGACAACGTACCCGGTGGAGCCGGGCACAgcagtgcatacctgtaatcccagccacaccAAGCCCGTCCTTAGCTATGCCACCAGATCCtgtctcaagaaaacaaacaaaatgggacTGAGGAAAAGGCATTTCAGACGACTTGGACAAGGGACAGTGGAAGGCTGGTCTCCTCCTGAGGGCCACAGG contains:
- the Myl10 gene encoding myosin regulatory light chain 10, with amino-acid sequence MAPRRARKRAEGAASSNVFSMFDQSQIQEFKEAFTIMDQNRDGFIDKEDLRDTFAALGRINVKNEELEVMVREAPGPINFTVFLTMFGEKLKGTDPEETILHAFKVFDAEGKGFVKADFIKEKLMTQADRFSEEEAKQMFAAFPPDAYGNLDYRNLCYVITHGEEKD